Sequence from the Ziziphus jujuba cultivar Dongzao chromosome 9, ASM3175591v1 genome:
tctattagGTTGCATATGGGATGGATGCTAGCTCCAacttaaaagaagaaaacagaaaGTGAAAGAAGATATCATCTGTAAGAGATTGAAATCTTGTAAAATTTGATTGCATTCAAAATCTGAATCATCAGtaaatttaattacaaaaaatcGACGTCAATGAGTATTACAGACATCTCTGCTACACATTACAAATACTCATCTCAAAATGGGTTTGTCTTCCACCATGTATGGTTATAGGTTGAGGAAGATCAAAGAATAAAAAGGGACTGACTTAATCTTGTAAAATGTcagaaaaaaaattggtataCAAAATGTTCTATGATTCTACTGTGTAAGTATAATTAGAGCAGGAGAAAAACGCAGCTGCAAAAGAGCTTACTTCTGGGCTTGTTCCATCTTAGATCGAATCTTTTCTTCTAACACAGATGTTTCCTTCTCAAGATCAAACATTCTATTTACTGCACGCATATTCTCTAATGTCTCACTTAAATCGCGACTGCCACTTGCGTCACATCTGAGGTGCTTCATTGGACCTTGAAGGAGCTTCTTCACTATACCCATGCTAAGATCATGGATTGctgctttttgtttctttgttataTCATCGCCCATCTTTGACAAACATTTCTCCTCTTCAGAAGCCCTGATCTTTTCAACGTAAGCTCTAAACTTCTTGATGGTAGGCACTGTCTCTTGAGAATCTTTCCAGTCCTCAAATTTACCTAATTCCTCCTGGATAATCACCTGAGCTTCCATAGATTTCCGGCGCCTATCTTCCATGTTAGAAGACACAACTTCCTTGAGGTCATCCACGTTGTATACGCATGCAGTCTCAAGATCTGAGATACCTGGTTCCACATTCCGGGGAACAGAAATATCAATGAAAAGCCGGCGTCCAATTTCCGCACCCACATGAGGTAGCATCTGTACATGTTCTTTCAAGAATAATGGGGTTTCTGACATTGTGCTTGTGAAAATTACATCAGCTTCCGCAGCACTTGCTAGCGTTTCTGAAAGGGGTTTGTAGATTATTTCTGCATTTTTAAACTCTTCACGGAGGGCAGCAACTTTCTCCTCACTTCTGTTGACAACCACTATTTTTTCACACCCTTTTGCTATTAAGTGTTTGATCACGAGTTTTCCCATCTTGCCAGCTCCAACCACCAACACTCTAGCAGACGCATAAGAAGATTTGGGAAGCTTCATTTGGGCCAGTTCCACAGCAGCTGAACTAACAGAAACTGACCCAGAGGAAATGTTTGTCTCGAATCTAACTCGCTTACCAGCACTGATTGCACGGTTAAAGAGCTCCCTCATTTTCCCATCAAAGCCAGCTGTTCCTTCTCCAAGTTTCACAACTTGTTTAACCTGAGCAAGAATTTGACCCTCCCCTAAGACAAGCGAGTTAAGTCCAGAAGCTACTTCAAACAGGTGCTGGCTGGCATCTTTGTTATAGAGCAAAGACCTGTGCTTGCATATCTCTGAAACAGGAACTCCACTTCTCtgcaaataacaaaaaaatacattaaattt
This genomic interval carries:
- the LOC107426811 gene encoding glutamyl-tRNA reductase 2, chloroplastic; amino-acid sequence: MAAAAANGFAASFPGAMADSNTTISYSSTASSRSQLRMLYSPTRRLRALVSNRGPLFTPRSEFTYENSKALGVSALELLKTSAVDRYTKAKSSIAVIGLDVHTAPVELREKLNIPEEQWPQAIGELCSLNHIEEAAVLSTCNRIEIYVVALSQERGVKEVTEWMSKRSGVPVSEICKHRSLLYNKDASQHLFEVASGLNSLVLGEGQILAQVKQVVKLGEGTAGFDGKMRELFNRAISAGKRVRFETNISSGSVSVSSAAVELAQMKLPKSSYASARVLVVGAGKMGKLVIKHLIAKGCEKIVVVNRSEEKVAALREEFKNAEIIYKPLSETLASAAEADVIFTSTMSETPLFLKEHVQMLPHVGAEIGRRLFIDISVPRNVEPGISDLETACVYNVDDLKEVVSSNMEDRRRKSMEAQVIIQEELGKFEDWKDSQETVPTIKKFRAYVEKIRASEEEKCLSKMGDDITKKQKAAIHDLSMGIVKKLLQGPMKHLRCDASGSRDLSETLENMRAVNRMFDLEKETSVLEEKIRSKMEQAQK